From the bacterium genome, one window contains:
- a CDS encoding dipeptide ABC transporter ATP-binding protein produces the protein MTASLLQVRDLRKDFAVGGGLFRRPALVRAVDGLSFDLAAGETLGVVGESGSGKTTLGRLVLRLLEPTAGRIAFDGEDLLALDAAALRRRRRAMQLVFQDPFGALDPRQRVGDIVGEGLVIHRLASGSALRDRVAELLTRVGLPADAAQRYPHQFSGGQRQRIGIARALALEPRLIVADEPVSALDVSVQAQIVNLLQDLQATLGVAYLLIAHDLRVVEHVAARVAIMYLGRIVELADTATLYAAPRHPYTRALLSAVPTPDPARRRERITLAGEPPSPLAPPSGCPFHPRCAHADARCRNERPSLLGAAGHQVACHVFPV, from the coding sequence ATGACGGCGTCGCTGCTCCAGGTCCGCGATCTGCGCAAGGACTTCGCCGTCGGCGGTGGCCTGTTCCGCCGGCCGGCGCTGGTGCGCGCGGTCGACGGCCTCTCCTTCGATCTGGCCGCCGGCGAGACGCTCGGCGTGGTCGGCGAATCGGGCAGCGGCAAGACGACGCTCGGCCGGCTGGTGCTGCGCCTGCTCGAGCCCACCGCCGGACGCATCGCGTTCGACGGCGAGGATCTGCTGGCCCTCGACGCGGCGGCGCTGCGCCGGCGGCGGCGCGCCATGCAGCTCGTCTTCCAGGATCCGTTCGGCGCCCTCGACCCGCGCCAGCGGGTCGGCGACATCGTCGGCGAGGGCCTGGTCATCCACCGCCTCGCCTCCGGCAGCGCCCTGCGCGACCGGGTCGCCGAGCTGCTGACCCGGGTCGGCCTGCCCGCCGACGCGGCGCAGCGCTACCCGCACCAGTTCAGCGGCGGCCAGCGCCAGCGCATCGGCATCGCGCGCGCCCTGGCGCTCGAACCGCGGCTGATCGTCGCCGACGAGCCGGTGTCGGCGCTCGACGTCTCGGTGCAGGCGCAGATCGTCAACCTGCTGCAGGATCTGCAGGCGACGCTCGGCGTCGCCTACCTGCTGATCGCGCACGACCTGCGGGTCGTCGAGCACGTCGCGGCGCGCGTCGCCATCATGTACCTGGGGCGCATCGTCGAGCTCGCGGACACCGCGACGTTGTATGCCGCGCCACGGCATCCCTACACCCGCGCCCTGCTGTCGGCGGTGCCGACCCCCGACCCGGCGCGGCGGCGCGAGCGCATCACCCTCGCCGGCGAGCCGCCGAGTCCGTTGGCGCCGCCGTCCGGGTGCCCGTTCCACCCGCGCTGCGCGCACGCCGACGCGCGCTGTCGCAACGAGCGCCCGTCGTTGCTGGGCGCCGCCGGCCACCAGGTCGCGTGCCACGTCTTTCCGGTGTAA
- the rplS gene encoding 50S ribosomal protein L19 — protein MHPTIEAIEREQLQQNVPDFKPGDTLKVHVKVVEGEKERIQVFAGVVIRRSRGGIRSNFTVRKVSYGIGVERTFPLHSPRIDKIEVVTRGHVRRAKLYYLRGLSGKAARITAEKGERTAEKEAGQA, from the coding sequence ATGCATCCCACCATCGAGGCGATCGAGCGCGAGCAGTTGCAGCAGAACGTCCCCGACTTCAAGCCAGGCGACACCCTCAAGGTCCACGTCAAGGTGGTCGAGGGCGAGAAGGAGCGCATCCAGGTCTTCGCCGGGGTGGTGATCCGCCGCAGCCGGGGCGGCATCCGCTCCAACTTCACCGTCCGCAAGGTGTCGTACGGCATCGGCGTCGAGCGTACCTTCCCGCTGCACTCGCCGCGCATCGACAAGATCGAGGTGGTGACGCGCGGCCACGTCCGCCGCGCCAAGCTGTACTACCTGCGCGGGCTCTCCGGTAAGGCCGCTCGCATCACCGCCGAGAAGGGCGAGCGGACGGCCGAGAAGGAAGCCGGCCAGGCCTGA
- a CDS encoding RNA methyltransferase — MADLYLALIHHPVLDKNGQIVTTAVTNMDIHDIARSATTYGVRGFHVVTPVKALRALSEKILEHWETGYGSTYNLTRKEALALVRIEHDLDGTLVSLERETGERPVLVVTSARPSASGIGYAALRARLDAPGPPVLMLFGTGWGLAPEIMARADLRLAPVLGPTPYNHLSVRAAAAVILDRLRGTR; from the coding sequence ATGGCCGATCTCTACCTCGCCCTCATCCACCACCCGGTGCTCGACAAGAACGGGCAGATCGTCACCACGGCGGTGACGAACATGGACATCCACGACATCGCGCGCTCGGCGACCACGTATGGCGTCCGCGGCTTCCACGTCGTCACGCCGGTGAAGGCGCTGCGGGCGCTGTCGGAGAAGATTCTGGAGCACTGGGAGACCGGCTACGGCAGCACCTACAACCTGACCCGCAAGGAGGCGCTGGCCCTGGTCCGCATCGAGCACGACCTCGACGGCACCCTGGTGTCGCTGGAACGGGAGACCGGCGAGCGGCCCGTGCTGGTGGTCACCTCGGCCCGGCCATCGGCCAGTGGGATCGGCTACGCGGCGCTGCGGGCCCGCCTCGATGCCCCCGGGCCACCCGTCCTCATGCTGTTCGGAACCGGTTGGGGGCTGGCGCCGGAGATCATGGCCCGGGCCGACCTGCGGCTCGCCCCGGTCCTCGGCCCCACCCCGTACAACCACCTCTCGGTGCGGGCCGCCGCGGCGGTCATTCTTGACCGTCTGCGAGGGACCCGATAG
- a CDS encoding polymer-forming cytoskeletal protein — translation MLDKDSEVSGKLSFSGPTRIDGTLRGEVRASDLLVIGDTGYVDGTVHAASLVILGRIEGKVLGAERVEIGPRGVLRGAIETRTLVVQEGGVLDGDCKVAAPRATIVLLRPRESGN, via the coding sequence ATGCTCGACAAGGATTCGGAGGTGAGCGGCAAGCTCAGCTTCTCCGGACCGACGCGCATCGACGGCACCCTGCGCGGCGAGGTGCGGGCCAGCGACCTGCTGGTGATCGGCGACACCGGCTACGTCGACGGCACCGTGCACGCCGCTTCGCTGGTGATCCTCGGTCGCATCGAGGGGAAGGTGTTGGGCGCCGAGCGGGTGGAGATCGGCCCGCGCGGCGTGCTGCGCGGCGCCATCGAGACCCGGACGCTGGTGGTTCAGGAGGGCGGCGTCCTCGACGGCGACTGCAAGGTCGCCGCCCCGCGCGCCACCATCGTCCTGTTGCGGCCGCGCGAATCCGGCAACTGA
- a CDS encoding ABC transporter ATP-binding protein produces MPLLEIEDLRVEFDGAAPVDGVSLSLAAGRTLGLVGESGCGKTLTALSVMRLVPPPGRIAGGRIGFAGRDLLALDDRDMRAVRGRAIGMVFQEPMTALNPVLTVGAQIAEAAAVHGAGRAAARVRAVEMLRLVEIPDAERRLDAYPHQLSGGMRQRVMLAMALACGPQLLIADEPTTALDVTIQAQVLDLLGALQQRLGMALLLVTHDLGVVAERADEIAIMYAGRVVETGGAADVLAAPAHPYTRALLASLPAPDRRGRLEAIPGTVPDPARLPSGCRFRDRCRDAIADCAVRDPGLRPIADRRRVACIRVAAPAPDSDRLA; encoded by the coding sequence GTGCCGCTGCTCGAGATCGAGGATCTGCGGGTCGAGTTCGACGGCGCGGCGCCGGTCGACGGCGTCAGCCTGTCGCTCGCGGCGGGCCGCACCCTCGGGCTGGTCGGCGAATCGGGCTGCGGCAAGACGCTGACCGCGCTGAGCGTCATGCGCCTGGTGCCGCCGCCGGGCCGCATCGCCGGCGGGCGGATCGGCTTCGCCGGCCGCGATCTGCTGGCGCTCGACGACCGCGACATGCGCGCGGTGCGCGGGCGCGCCATCGGCATGGTGTTCCAGGAGCCGATGACGGCGCTCAACCCGGTGCTCACCGTCGGGGCGCAGATCGCAGAGGCCGCCGCGGTGCACGGCGCCGGGCGCGCGGCGGCGCGCGTCCGCGCCGTCGAGATGCTGCGCCTGGTCGAGATCCCGGACGCCGAGCGCCGTCTCGACGCCTATCCCCACCAGCTCAGCGGCGGCATGCGCCAGCGGGTGATGCTGGCGATGGCGCTCGCCTGCGGGCCGCAGCTCCTGATCGCCGACGAGCCGACGACGGCGCTCGACGTCACCATCCAGGCGCAGGTGCTCGACCTGCTCGGCGCCTTGCAGCAACGCCTCGGCATGGCGCTGCTGCTGGTGACGCACGATCTCGGCGTCGTCGCCGAGCGCGCCGACGAGATCGCCATCATGTACGCCGGCCGGGTGGTCGAGACCGGCGGCGCCGCCGATGTGCTCGCCGCGCCGGCGCATCCCTACACCCGCGCCCTGCTGGCCTCGCTGCCGGCCCCCGATCGCCGTGGCCGCCTGGAGGCGATCCCGGGCACCGTCCCCGACCCGGCGCGCCTGCCGAGCGGCTGCCGCTTTCGCGACCGCTGCCGCGACGCGATCGCCGACTGCGCGGTGCGCGATCCCGGGTTGCGCCCGATCGCCGACCGGCGGCGCGTGGCATGCATCCGTGTCGCCGCGCCGGCGCCCGACTCGGATCGGCTCGCGTGA